Proteins co-encoded in one Neofelis nebulosa isolate mNeoNeb1 chromosome 2, mNeoNeb1.pri, whole genome shotgun sequence genomic window:
- the MLLT11 gene encoding protein AF1q: protein MRDPVSSQYSSFLFWRMPIPELDLSELEGLGLSDTSTYKIKDSSAGKMTGQPTGVEQEKHSEGDALLEYSTFNFWRAPIASIHSFELDLL, encoded by the coding sequence ATGAGGGACCCTGTGAGTAGCCAGTACAGCTCCTTTCTTTTCTGGAGGATGCCCATTCCAGAGCTGGATCTGTCGGAGCTGGAAGGCCTGGGTCTGTCAGATACATCCACCTACAAGATCAAAGACAGCAGCGCTGGCAAGATGACCGGGCAACCAACTGGAGTTGAACAGGAGAAACACTCCGAAGGCGATGCCCTCCTGGAGTACAGCACCTTCAACTTCTGGAGAGCTCCCATTGCCAGCATCCACTCCTTCGAATTGGACTTGCTTTAA